The DNA region AATAGGAACAGGCCAAAGAAGTGGATTGTGGTGTGGTAGTGAGCAGTGTATCAAGTTACTACAGTGAACTTATAATCGGGTTGCTACAAACCCTGGGAGCTGGGGGACTTCTCTCTGTATTGTCTTGTGTCCCCTAACCCATCCTAACCCCGGGGAAAGCAGACAGCAAATAACCATGCCCCAGCCTCAATAGAGGTGGGATAAAGGGAAATTCTTGGAGGTAGGTTTAAAGCCCAGCTGGGTCCTCCTGACGCTGCAGTCCTGGCCTGACCTTCTTAGACATAATTCAGTAGGTCTGTAGGTCTGGggatggtgatagcagccatgaaattaaaagacgcttactccttggaaggaaagttatgaccaacctagatagcatattaaaaaacagagccattagtttgccaacaaaggtccttctagttagggctatggtttttccagtggtcatgtatgaatgtgagagttggactgtgaagaaagctgagcgccgaaaaattgatgcttttgaactgtggtgttggagaagacttgagagtcccttggactgcaaggagatccaaccagtccatcctaaaggagatcagtcctgggtgttcattggaaggactgatgctaaagctgaaactccaatactttggccacctcatgtgaagagttgactcattggaaaagaccctgatgctgggagggattggaggcaggaggagaaggggacgacagaggatgagatggctggatggcatcactgactcgatggacatgagtttgagtaaactccaggagttggtgatggacagggaggcctggcgtgtgattcatggggtcacagagagtcagacacgactgagccactgaactgactgtaAGTCTGGGGTGGGCCTGAGAATATGTATTGCTAAGAAGTTCCCAGGAGATGTGGATGCAGTTTATCTCAGGACCTTACTTTGCAGCTTTACTGGAAAGTCGGTTTTGGGCTGCCTGGCGTTGAGAAAACAGGAGGAACTTCAAAGCGGTGGACCCCAAGAAGGCTCCTTGTGCGCATGATTTAAGCCATTGGTCTTAGAGCGCCTCCTAGTGGATAAATAGACCACGGCCGCGCTCGCCTGGGTTGACGCTCCCTCCGCAGGCCTAGTTCTCAGGGGGGCGGAGCGTGCTGTGTGGGGCGGGGCTTCGTGGGCTCCGGGTCTTAGGGAACTTAACAGTGGGAAAGGCTTATCGCTTTCTGGCTTCTCCCTCCGGGCCGTTCCAGGACCAGAAGACATTCCCGAGAATCTCAGGACGTCCCTCTCTCCGTTTGAGCCAACCGAGGGGCGGGACAGCTTCCTCCTAGTGGTCCCAGGACCGAGAAGGGGACACGCTCCCAGCATGTCTGCACGCTCCGACTCCAAGGACCTCGGCAGAGTTCACAATCAACTCCAGTCACGTGGAATGTAATAGACTGCCAACCCTGTGAAGGCAGGTGGCCTGTTTGGAGACGTGGTCTCCCCTATGCCCAGCAGGGAATCCTGGCCCCCGAGGCCTCGAGGGTTACACATAAATAAACCCCAATCTCCACCGTGGCTTGGGGCTTTTGCACAGGATGTTCTGCCTCCTGAGTGCGCTTCCACCGGGCATCCTCCCGCCTCACCCCTTCCCTCCAACGCCCAGGGGACTGTCACCCCACGGGAGGTGGGTAGGGGAGAGCTGGTGGGACATCTAGGGGGAGCCACAGACCTGTGGGAGTTGCACTGCTTGGTACTGCAGAGAAAAGCCAACACACCGTATGTGAATTGTCCCAAATTGAAAGTGTGGCAAAGAAGTCCCATTGTTTGAAAACACTGCAGATCGAGTGACAGATTCAGCCTGTGGACACCAGCAGGAGGCCTTGGCGCTGAGAAAATGGTGCGTTTGTACCAGCTGCACTTCAGCTGGGCAGagtctttccctctcctccttctccttcttccctgcTCCTGGTCCCCtggtccccacccctcccttcccctcccccagctcttctcccctcccccaggagcaCACCCCCCTGCCTCTCAGGCTTCTCTTCCTGGaatcctctcctcccccaccaggAGGTTCAGCCTCCTGGCTCAGCTGCACCCTGACACTCTCCTTGTTCGGCTGGAACCTCCATCACACAGGCCAGCCCCCATCAGATTGGGATGAGGAACAGAGGCTCACAGACGCTGGCCAGAAGCATGAGTCTGGAAGGGATCGGGGGTCCACGGAGAACAAGAAAGAATGCCCCGGCACTGCTGGCCTCCCCCGGTGCCCGGTGTCCGCGGACACACTCGCCCCTGTGCTAAGCCGGGAGACCCAAAGCCAAGCCGCCTGGGTGGGCCCTGAGACCGTCCCGTCACCTGGGGCTGCTGCCTCCGCGGGCGCTCATTACACGTTACATTCTTCTTGCATCAGCATCGCTCGCGCCGCCTGCAAAGCAGGGACTGAAAGCACCAGAGAGCGAGCGGAGGGCGGCGCGCAGAGAAGAGCCGGGAGCGCACGGTTCGACCGCAGTCGCCTCCGCGGCGAGGAGGGCGCGGGGCGCGCGGAGCTGGGGCCGCACCGGCAGCTGCAGCCTCGCCCCCTCGGGGCGGCCCTAGCTGCACATGGGGTGCAGCCTCCTGCCCCAACCCGTCTTCTTCCCACGCGCCGACTTGGAGCCCGTGGGCGGCTGAGCCCTGGGCCGGCCTCGGCCTGCGTCCCGGCTCCCGCGCGCCTCTTCCTGCTCTTGCTTCCCGCCGCTTCCTCCTGGGTTTTCGTCTCGGGACGGCGCCCCTCCAGCCTCGGCCGCCGCTCCCCTCCTCTCGGGCTTTGCGGGTCCCTGACGGGGCGGGAGCTGACGCCGCCTGCTCGACCCAGGGCCCTGCAGGCCGTGCGGGCCCGCTTGGGCCAGgggcttcctggcctccgggtccTCGGACTAGGACTCCTCGCTCTCCGCGCCCTCCGACGCCTCCTCCGAGCCTGTGTCCTAAGCCCCCTCCGACGCCTCCTCCGACTACCGGTTCCCGCGGGCGGCCTGCAGCGCCAAGACCTCCCCCAGGTGGCCTTTGGAGAATATCAACCTCCTGCCCTCCCaggccttttccttttttcccctccatcaCCTCAGCCACGTCCTAGGTCGGCCGGAGCGCCGCGAGCTCCAGgagccccctcccccatcttcctCCTCATCCCCCCAGCTCCCCAGGGGGCCTCGGGGAGCCTTCTTGCCCTTGGAGGGGGTCTGGGGCTCAGTCTTGGTGGAGACGCACTCATTCCAGCAGGTGCTGTCGTTGGCCTTCCTCAGGACCTCGGTGGCCACCTGGCGGCCTGCCTCCTGCACCTTCACGCGGTTCGGAGGTGTCCTCGGCCATGACAGACAGGACCTGGAGCAGGGTCTCttgtcttccttgtccttcagccCAGCGACTCCATCGCTGAAGCGATTTTCAACACCTCATCCTGGGCAGAGGGGTCTGTGTAAGCCCCaatggccacaaactcaggattgtccaccctctctttttcttgatccCCGTTTTCCTGGGACTCGCTTTGGGCGGCGTCCTTGTCCGTGGTCTCCTCATCCGACTGGTCTCCCACTGCAAGTATGGCCGATCAGTCGACCCCTccctgggtgtggggtggggagtgggggtgaggggaaatcTTTCCTCTTCTTGGCTTTGTCCGTCACCGTTGCCAGGGCCAAGAACTCACGGAGGACCTTGCCCCTCATCTCCTTGGCTCTAGAGGGCCCACTACCTAAGTAACTCCTCCTCAGCGGCCTGCAGCATGCTATGACCCTCATCCCCGCTTAGGCCCTCCCCGTCCATCTCCTGAATCACGAGCCCCAGGCTCTCCTCAGAAGAGTCTTCGGACTCCCGCTTCCCCGCTGTGGATGGCCGCCCTCCACAGTCCCTCTTCTTGCCCTTCTGGGTCCATCTGCTGCCTCTGGTTCCGTTTCAGCGATCTCGATGACCGGATGTTCTAGCATCTTTGGCTGCACCAGGAGCGAGGTCAGCCTGCCTGACCGCCGGCTCCTATCCGCGGGCCTGGGTCTCCAAAGCGGGAGGGGTGGACCTGTCTCCGGAGACCCTGGCCACTGCCGCCTCGCGGGGAGGGGAGAAGTTCATATAGCAGCCACCGTCTCATCTGCCTCAGGACCCTCGTGTCCGACGCGCTTTCCTTGCACAGAACCCTCCAGACGCCGTCCCTGCCCGGATCTGCCTGGGGATGGCGCCATGATTAATTTTCTCCACAAACTCCATCACGGTGGCCTTGGCCTTCTCGACCCTCATGGCCCTGGCGCTCCTCAGCCCGAACgtgccctggggcaggaagaccGGCTGCAGGACGGCTTGGATGGCCGCCGGCTCCACGTTCTCTGGGAGGCCCCGTGCACGTCCAGGGCCAGCCCCCTGCATCAGTCCCCCCGGAGGGCCCGTGGCCACGGTGCCGCCTCTGGCGCTGATCGCGGGGCAGGAGGGAGCCCGAGGCGCACATGGGCTGCGGGGCCCTGGGCAAATGCCACCCTGGAACAGCGCCGCAGGGCCTGGAGTTCAGGTTCAGGTGAACGTGGCCAGGTTCGGGCTCCTGCTGCTCCCGGGCGGCTGACCCGGCGGCCCTTCCCGAGGCTCTCTCCTCATGGGGGTCCTAGCACCCACAGGGAGTTTGCGTGGCAAATCCAGGGGTGCCACCGGCCCCTCCGCTCCGCCTTTTGTGCCTGACCGAGGCGGGGTGACACGGCGGCGCCCGGGTCAGGTGCTGGGGAGGGCGGCGCGGTTGGCACCTAGAGCGGCTGGGAAAGGCGCGTCCCCTTCGCCCAGCCGCGGCCACGTCTGGCCGTGCGCCCTTCGCTCAGTCTGCAGTTCTGCGGGGAGGCGGCTGCTCGGCCCTGCGCCTGCGCACACAGGCTTGCCCTGCTCCCAGCTGGGCCGCGTCACCATGGCAACGCCAGGGCTGCAGCCTGGGTCGCAGTTGCTGGGGTCTGAAGGGATCCAGCTCTAGACCAGCCCAAGCAAAGGAAGACTCTGGGGGTTGGGATCACCATCAGTGATGAGCCCCCCAAAGGCCATATTCACAGGGGGCGAGACAGCAGGTAGGGAGACCCGCGATCTCCTTCAGAGGTAGACGCTGCTAGCCCTCCACCGAGTACAGGTGGCGTTCAGGCTGCAGAGACCTAGATCAAGGGCCTCTGGCCGCCCACGGTGGAACGAGGACTCACTCTTGGGGTGCAAGCCACGCTCAGAGTTTTCGGGCCTCACTCGGTGGGAATCGGCTTCAGTAAGGATACACAGGCCTCAGCTGCGAGGTGCTGGCACCCTTTAGGGTCCACAACCCTCACTGATGGGGTCCGGCCTCGCTCAGTGAGGCCTCGCTCTTACGGATGTTTCTGGAGCCGGTATACCTACTATTAACTGTGTGTTTTTGCATATGGTTCATGTGTGGGTGTGATCAGCAGTGAGATTAGACAACACTTccggaaaagaccttgatcctgaCTTGATCCACAGGCTGGCATGGGTGAATGTCATAGCTACCCCGAACACACTTCCCCTTCATCATCCTTGCTAACCCTCACCCCAACTCTACGTAAATTACGCGCTGTGGCCCAGCCATTGGGCTTCTGCTGCTGCCCTCGCTATGACTCTGGGAAGTTTCCTGGGCTTCTCTACACCTCAGTTTGCCCCTCTGTGAAATGGCCATAACCATTAACCCTACTCATAGGatccttgggcttctctggtggctcagatgttaaagaatctgcctgccacacaggagagccgggtttgatccctgggttggaaagaccccctggagaatggaatggcaacccattccagtcttcttgcctgggaaatcccatggacagaggaacctggcgggctacactccatagggtggcaaagagtcagacgcgactgagtgactaacactttcacttttcacttccatagGATCCTTATGGGGATTAAATGGGATGATCCCCGAAAGCCCTTGGAACAGAGGTTGGCCCAGAGCTGGTGCTCCCTGAAAGATGGCAATTGGAATTCATTCTTTCTTGACCCTTTATACaatcatttaatataaatatatacatttaattgtcaaataaatatataaataaagaaggaaatttttaaaaaagaaaccaaaacactttgtttttgttgtttttaatgtagGAAGAGAGTTTATTGCAAGGTTACCATGGCAACTGGTCCTAGGGCAAACCAAACTGCTTACTCACTCTCCTACCTACCCCCCAGCTTTCATTTTCCCtgcttctccctttttctttcctttccaccaaatGGATGTCACTCTTCTCTCTAGAGCAGTGGTCTGAAAGAAATATAATGCGAGCCCCCAAGGCAAGCCACATGTGTAATATGTAAGTTTGCTAACAGCTACCTTCAATACATAAAAACCAGGGGAAATGAATTTTAGGAatagattttcatttatttaacattattctttatttacaatagccaaatgTGGGAGCGActtaagtgtccattaacagatgaatggataaaatagataaacaagattCCTTCATctttattgtatattatatatagtatttacacatgtatttatatataaagaagattttatatatgtacatatatatggttgagtaatattccactaaatataatggaatttattatttaaagatccattttaaaaagtaaaaaatcttGACATTTGGGATAACACTGATGGACCTAGATGGTATTGTGCTGagcaaaataagtcagaggaaaacaaatactatattattttacttatatgtggaatcttaaaacaaacaaacaaatgaacaaacataacaaaacagaaacagttatagatacagaaaacaaaccaacGGTTGTCAGGTGGTGGTGGTAGTCGCGAAGAACTAGAAATTAAGATTCAGAGGCAAGTCCCTGAAGTATATTTCAGGAGTTTCTATTAACAGCAGTTTGACTTCCGGAGGGCAGTTTGCAAACATGATCTGGGCACCTGAAGTGTTTGGCAccccatctgggaagcctgtgtgtagGCTGTCAGGAACAGTCATGAACTTTGAACTGATCCACCTCTTTCCCTACTTTTGGGGATCCCACCAGGCATTctcacctattaaaaaaaaaatcaattcacaGTGATCTCAGCTCAGAACCTAACTCCATGTAACATACAAACACACAGCATCGTTTTAAAAGTGGTTTTCATCACCACTGACTGTGGCAGCTTCTATTCTAGGGCCCCCGGCATCCTTCTTGCATAATTTCAATTTCTCTTCGTACTTAAGCCCACATTTATTCACGAAAGACAGGTGCAATggatcttttttccattttctggcCGCACTGTTCCGCAGAAGGAATTCTCCCTCATTTCTCTCCTGATCAAAGTGAGCCAGAGCTGAGCGGGAACATGGTCCCAGAAGCCGAGTAGAAAATTAGAGAGCAAGGGCCAGCCAGGCAGGGCATTGGGAACCCCAATGTCCTGCCTAGCCCCTCTCTGGATATCTGTCCTGGAATTAGGGTGCTCTGTTGGACAGAGATGGGACCCATGACTGGCCTAGCCACTGCCTCCAAGctggaaataaagaaaaggagagagagagagagcttatCAAATGTTCTGCAAAATTCTTCCCACTCCCTGTGTTTGAGGACAAACACTGAGCCTGCTTGTTAAGAAGGATACTAGCggatgcagaggatgagatggttagatagcatcaccaactcaatggacatgagtttgagcaaactccgggagatgggaggacagagaaggctggagtgctgcagtccctggggtctcaaagagtcgggtaTAAGTCAGCcgctgaacaacaatagcagcaCTATTGGAGCAGAGGGTCTCAAAGTGTGGTCATGGGACCCCTAAGGATTCCGCAAGGACCTTTCAGGGGGGTCCATGAGACCAACACCATTTTCATAATCCTGCTCAAACATTATCTGTCTTTTTCACTCACATTCTCTCACGAGTGTTCAGTGGAATTTTTCAGAGGCAACAGCACATGAGATATGGCAGCTGAACAAATGCAGAAGCAGGTATGGGAAACCAGTTTCTGTGgagtcagacagtaaagagatttcccaaaagataaaaacaatgcCACTCTTctcaatttgtttttgttttggaaaatacagcTATACATATGTTATTTGGGTGAACACGTAACATATGTTTGCTAGTGCTATTTTTAAACAAGTTCATAAGTAAATACTTCTAATTGCTCAGTTGACATTCTTCCAATGGTAAATATTGACAGATTGAACCCACAGGAACAAAAGCTCTTTGGGGTCCttgaattttttaataatgtaagACGTCTTGAGACCAAGCAATTCCAGAACCACTGAGTTGGAGATTACAACAAAAGGTACCCTAGGGACCTCAGATAAGAAAAAGGTGATTGGGGGTGTTTCTCCTGCAGGTTATAAATGATTCATGGGAATGAAGTTCACTGCTTGTCTGTCCCCACTCCGTAGTCTTTCTGCTCCTCTTTCTTCAATCTCTCCCTCCAGTGGTTACCAGGGAAACAACAGCAGATCCTCAAAGCAAAATTCATTTCACTGCCTTGTGTCTGAGTCTCAGTGGCCGGTGGCATGCCTTTCAGGACATCTAGATCCAAGGAACTGTCAACTCCACCTGCCTCCGTGTCTTTAAAATGACATCTGatcctcacccccttctcccatTCCTCTATCACCCTGGACAACTTTGTTTTGTACATTTTCATGTCTGTCCCTTTATTTCCATGTGTTCTTGCAAACTGTGCATTGCTGGTTGGGGGTGTTTATGATGCACTTGCACGATTCCTTGTGTGGTATCCATCTCCATTCATTTCTcatgtctttaaatttttaattttgttctggAGTATGGTTGactaacaatgtgatagtttcagatgtacagcaaagtgattcatatatattctttttcaaattcttttcccatttaggttgttacataatattgagcagagttccctgtgttatacagtagtggttatctattttattgtatttttgccATGCtacgtggcatgtggaatcttagttcccagaccggaaattgaacctgcaccccctgcaatggaagctctgggtcttaaccattgggccaccagggaagtcccagttatccaatttaaatataacagtgtctACAGGTCAATCCAAAGCTCCCTAATGTTACCCACTTTCTAATCACTGTTGGTAAAGTGTCTTAGAGCAATACCTGTTACGTATCTTATCTGTAATTTTACCTGCTGAGCAGGGCTGCAAGATGGTCGTTCATCACATTTTACCTTTTTCCTGTCCACTCCTCCAAGAAGAGACACTGATGACAGTTTTAAAGCAAGGCAACAAGTTCTTTGATCCTCATCTAGGAGTGGGGTTGTTCACATTCCCTTTTCCTGAATCTGACCCTGGACAAGCT from Cervus elaphus chromosome 4, mCerEla1.1, whole genome shotgun sequence includes:
- the PNMA8B gene encoding LOW QUALITY PROTEIN: paraneoplastic antigen-like protein 8B (The sequence of the model RefSeq protein was modified relative to this genomic sequence to represent the inferred CDS: inserted 6 bases in 4 codons; deleted 5 bases in 4 codons; substituted 6 bases at 6 genomic stop codons), translated to MVTRPSWEQGKPVCAGAGPSSRLPAELQTERRAHGQTWPRLGEGDAPFPAALGPAALFQGGICPGPRSPCAPRAPSCPAISARGGTVATGPPGGLMQGAGPGRARGLPENVEPAAIQAVLQPVFLPQGTFGLRSARAMRVEKAKATVMEFVEKINHGAIPRQXPGRDGVWRVLCKESASDTRVLRQMRRWLLYELLPPREAAVARVSGDRSTPPALETQARGXEPAVRQADLAPGAAKDARTSGHRDRXNGTRGSRWTQKGKKRDCGGRPSTAGKRESEDSSEESLGLVIQEMDGEGLSGDEGHSMLQAAEEELLRSAILAVGDQSDEETTDKDAAQSESQENGDQEKERVDNPEFVAIGAYTDPSAQDEVLKIASAMESXWAEGQGRQETLLQVLSVMAEDTSXNRVKVQEAGRQVATEVLRKANDSTCWNECVSTKTEPQTPSKGKKAPRGPLGSWGDEEEDGGGLLELAALRPTXDVAEVMRGKKEKAWEGRRLIFSKGHLGEVLALQAARGNRXSEEASEGAXDTGSEEASEGAESEESXSEDPEARKPLAKRARTACRALGRAGGVSSRPVRDPQSPRGGERRPRLEGRRPETKTQEEAAGSKSRKRRAGAGTQAEAGXRAQPPTGSKSARGKKTGWGRRLHPMCS